In the Natronincola ferrireducens genome, ATATTTTCTAGTTATTTCTCTTAAAGAATATTTTCCAGATAAATAGTCTTTAACAGCGCTTTCCTTTAATTCTTGCGAATACCTATTCCATGTTTTTGATGCTTTTAACCCTTCTATTCCATAAGTATTAAACATATATCGCCAATCTTGAATGGTCCTGTTGTGGACTCCAAATTTTGAAAGAATCTCATTTCTAGTCATCAATCCATCATCGTATGATTTTAGAATTTCGTATTTCTCATCAGCTGAATAACTTTTTCTTTTGCACATAAATATACTCCCCTTAGATAAACAGATTTTATTTTTTAATCTGTCTACCTAATAGGGAGCATATCAATTCAAGGGGTGCTTTTATTGAAGTAGGAACCCGTATTAGCCTAAAAACGGGTTCTTAACTGTCTTAACTCATCTAAAGACATTTGATCTAACACTTGAGCTTTTTTAGCAAACTCCTGACGGGTAATTATATTTTTATCAATTAATAGCTCAATTACAGTAGCTATAGCCAAAGTATTTCTATAATCTATACTTTTTAAATCACTAATTTGACCCAATAAATCAACTTCATTTATTTTTTCCATCAAGATAACCCCCTTATAAACAGATTTACATTTAAATTATTGCCTATCCATTGGTTAGTTTATACATATAATTTACACATATAAAAAGAAAGTTTAAAATAAAGCCTCCCTATCTACAAATAGAAAGAAGGCTTTATTGCAACAAATACTACTGGGAAGCTATTTTGGGGGGATATTATTATAAAAATAACCTACCAATAGTTTTAAGATGTTTTCTTCATGGAAAAAATAATTTTTTATAGATTTTAAATAAAGTCCCAGCAATTTATATAGCTATATAATAAAATGCTGGGATTAGTATACTGAAAAACTTGCTTAATTTAACCTTCATGCTATAAATCTACGTAGCAGTTATAGTCACTGCTACCAGGATCTATACAAAATCCGGCATAAACAATTTTGGTAAAAATAAGAATAAGTCTGGTACAGCTATTCCTGCAAAAATAATTAATAATACTAAACCGATTAATGGAAGAATTGCAACAAAGGCTCTAGGTGCAGACAATTTTCCAATTTGAGCGGCAATCAAAAGACAAATACCGTAGGGAGGTGTTACCATACCTAAAGATAAGGTCAATACAACAATAATCCCTAAGTGTATATGATTTAAATTAGCAACTGCACCAAGTTGTTGAATAATTGGTAAGAAGATGATAATAGCCGTCAGAGGACTCAAAAATGTCCCGATCATAAGTAAAAAAGCAACTATCATCAAATATATACCAAAATAAGAAGAAGTGATTCCTAATATCCAACTTGCGATCATTTGAGGTGCATTTAAATAAGCAATTAACCATCCCATAATCCCAGCACTGGCAACGGCAAACATAGGTACAGCATAGCCAACTACTGCATCCTTTAAAACACCAGGTATATCTTGTACTTTAAAAGAACGATATACGATAAACATAAGAAACAAACCATATACAACCGCCACAGCAGCGGCCTCTGTAGCTGTGAAAATCCCAGCAGTAATACCTAATAAAATAATTAAAGGTAATAACAAAGGTGGAAAGGCTTTAACAAAGGCAGAACCCTTTTCCTTTAAGCTTACTTTAGGGTTAGAAGGATAACCTCTCTTTTTAGCCATATAATAAACATAACCCATTTGGGACAAACCTATTAAAAGACCAGGTACCACACCTGCTAAGAACAAAGCTCCTATGGAAACTTGACCCATTGCTCCATAGATAACCATCATAATACTTGGTGGAATAATTACCCCCAATGTAGATGAAGCTGCTGTAACCGCCACAGAAAAGTCTGTGTCAT is a window encoding:
- a CDS encoding helix-turn-helix domain-containing protein; translation: MCKRKSYSADEKYEILKSYDDGLMTRNEILSKFGVHNRTIQDWRYMFNTYGIEGLKASKTWNRYSQELKESAVKDYLSGKYSLREITRKY
- a CDS encoding TRAP transporter large permease, coding for MNPLILLMSSFFVMIFIKIPISFSLTLSSMLTMAYIGLPFTTILNNMYASVNSFPLLAVPFFLLLGRLMNDGGITLRLVQFSSMMVGHIKGGLGHINVMVSMLFAGLSGSAAADTAGIGAMLIPAMEKDGYDTDFSVAVTAASSTLGVIIPPSIMMVIYGAMGQVSIGALFLAGVVPGLLIGLSQMGYVYYMAKKRGYPSNPKVSLKEKGSAFVKAFPPLLLPLIILLGITAGIFTATEAAAVAVVYGLFLMFIVYRSFKVQDIPGVLKDAVVGYAVPMFAVASAGIMGWLIAYLNAPQMIASWILGITSSYFGIYLMIVAFLLMIGTFLSPLTAIIIFLPIIQQLGAVANLNHIHLGIIVVLTLSLGMVTPPYGICLLIAAQIGKLSAPRAFVAILPLIGLVLLIIFAGIAVPDLFLFLPKLFMPDFV